A region from the Beduinella massiliensis genome encodes:
- a CDS encoding glycosyltransferase family 2 protein has protein sequence MEQRKQDVEILMTTYNGERYLREQIDSILGQSYKGWHLLISDDGSTDHTPDIIEEYQARYPQQISRVRLGKRFGNAREHFFALMQASTAGIVFFCDQDDVWLPEKMERTLRAMSDAQQMYGKEVPLLAYTDVTPVNERFEVISPSLMQMQQQNPNAVDYRNILFQNIVTGCTSAANRALIELAARCTDITSTVMHDWWIALVAARFGKLAYVDDCTLLYRQHIGNSVGAQDVRSLWYIWYKITHFRAFRKIVCTKKRQAAVFLKTYEKCLPKDDKRLLQDFSAEHSSLVFKLNYLKWISSSKRKIGFMMRW, from the coding sequence ATGGAGCAACGAAAGCAGGATGTTGAAATCCTGATGACTACATACAATGGCGAACGCTATCTGAGGGAACAGATTGATTCCATTCTGGGGCAATCTTACAAGGGCTGGCATCTGCTGATATCCGACGACGGATCGACCGACCACACGCCAGACATCATTGAGGAATACCAGGCGCGATATCCGCAGCAAATCAGCAGGGTGAGATTGGGCAAGCGGTTTGGAAATGCGCGGGAGCATTTCTTTGCGCTGATGCAAGCGAGTACGGCAGGCATCGTGTTCTTTTGCGATCAGGATGATGTATGGCTTCCGGAGAAGATGGAACGTACACTGCGGGCGATGAGCGACGCACAACAGATGTACGGAAAAGAGGTTCCGCTGCTGGCCTATACGGATGTTACGCCTGTGAATGAAAGATTCGAGGTCATCAGTCCATCGCTCATGCAGATGCAGCAGCAGAATCCGAACGCTGTGGATTACAGAAATATCCTGTTTCAAAATATCGTCACAGGATGCACGTCGGCGGCTAACAGGGCGCTGATTGAGCTGGCAGCTCGTTGCACGGACATCACAAGCACCGTCATGCACGACTGGTGGATTGCGCTTGTGGCTGCGCGGTTTGGAAAGCTTGCCTATGTGGACGATTGTACGCTGCTTTACCGGCAGCATATCGGCAATAGCGTGGGCGCACAGGATGTGCGAAGCCTGTGGTATATCTGGTATAAGATCACACATTTTCGAGCGTTCAGGAAGATTGTGTGTACCAAGAAGCGGCAGGCGGCTGTTTTTTTGAAGACCTACGAAAAATGTCTGCCCAAAGACGATAAGCGGCTGTTGCAGGATTTTTCGGCAGAGCACAGCAGTTTGGTGTTTAAACTCAACTATCTCAAGTGGATATCCTCAAGCAAACGAAAGATCGGGTTTATGATGAGATGGTAA
- a CDS encoding ABC transporter permease, which produces MDLKKAKRFLLTLAGVYWVMVLLVYLVAGDSFRRMSVTTDALSASSVIGEISEGVMVAQRVSAPAEELTGLEIMTATYGRSHEGTLEGSLVNAGGDEVARLSAPLSNLKDGQYTALTFAQTERVSRGEALTLILWTSGCAEDDAITLYYGNTVMAGRFDIAKSIAPEEYYTMDGIPGAGQLCLQVNGIRALSFYKTYWLIVAGAFAVLGGYALWGYRRMKQGKNSSVAVLCTLGCRYGFLLKQLVGRDFKTKYKRSALGMAWSFMNPLLTMMVQYIVFSTLFKSSTANYPVYLLSGIVFFNFFSEAVSLGMTSITGNASLIKKVYMPKYIYPVARICSSLINLGLALIPLLLVMLLTGIMPGPSCLLLIFDVLCLLGFVLGMVLLLSTAMTFFQDTQFLWGVVSLMWMYMTPIFYTENIIPAKFLTLYHMNPMYQYITFARICIIDGVSPEPMAYLWCILSSVAVLLLGIVVFKKNQDKFVLQL; this is translated from the coding sequence ATGGATTTAAAGAAGGCCAAGCGTTTTTTGCTGACGCTTGCAGGCGTATATTGGGTGATGGTGCTGCTTGTCTATCTGGTGGCGGGCGATTCCTTCCGGCGCATGTCGGTGACGACGGATGCGCTGTCGGCATCGTCGGTTATTGGTGAGATTTCGGAAGGCGTGATGGTTGCCCAGCGCGTCAGCGCCCCGGCGGAGGAGCTGACCGGACTGGAAATCATGACGGCGACGTATGGCCGCAGCCACGAGGGAACGCTGGAGGGTTCACTGGTCAATGCGGGGGGGGATGAGGTGGCGCGTCTGAGCGCACCTCTGTCTAATCTCAAAGATGGCCAGTACACAGCGTTGACGTTTGCGCAGACGGAGAGGGTTTCAAGGGGTGAGGCGCTGACGCTGATACTTTGGACGTCAGGCTGCGCTGAGGACGACGCGATTACGCTCTACTACGGCAATACCGTGATGGCGGGGCGCTTTGACATCGCCAAATCGATTGCGCCGGAGGAATACTACACGATGGACGGCATTCCCGGTGCGGGGCAGCTCTGCCTGCAAGTGAATGGCATCCGGGCGCTTTCCTTTTATAAAACGTATTGGCTGATTGTTGCGGGCGCTTTTGCTGTTTTGGGCGGTTATGCGCTCTGGGGATACCGGCGCATGAAGCAGGGGAAGAACAGCAGTGTGGCGGTGCTGTGCACGCTGGGCTGCCGGTATGGGTTCCTGCTTAAGCAGCTCGTTGGTCGAGATTTCAAGACGAAGTATAAGCGCAGTGCGCTGGGCATGGCATGGAGCTTCATGAATCCGCTGCTGACGATGATGGTGCAGTATATCGTGTTTTCAACGCTGTTTAAGTCCAGCACGGCCAATTACCCTGTGTATTTGCTCTCGGGTATCGTGTTTTTCAATTTTTTCAGTGAGGCTGTTTCGCTGGGCATGACGTCGATCACGGGCAACGCTTCGCTGATCAAAAAGGTCTATATGCCAAAATACATCTATCCTGTTGCCAGAATTTGCTCGTCGCTGATTAACCTCGGCTTGGCGCTGATCCCTCTGTTGCTGGTGATGCTGCTGACGGGTATCATGCCGGGACCGTCTTGTTTGCTGCTGATCTTCGATGTCCTCTGTCTGCTGGGCTTTGTGCTGGGCATGGTGCTGCTGCTTTCGACGGCGATGACCTTCTTTCAGGACACGCAGTTCCTGTGGGGCGTGGTGAGCCTGATGTGGATGTATATGACGCCCATCTTCTACACGGAAAACATCATCCCGGCAAAGTTCCTGACGCTGTATCACATGAACCCCATGTATCAGTATATTACCTTTGCGCGCATCTGTATCATCGACGGTGTATCGCCCGAGCCGATGGCATATCTGTGGTGCATCCTCTCATCTGTGGCTGTGCTTTTGCTGGGCATTGTGGTGTTCAAGAAGAATCAGGACAAGTTTGTTTTGCAGCTGTGA
- a CDS encoding ATP-binding cassette domain-containing protein, whose amino-acid sequence MEKIIEVKDVSMRFRMANDHIGSIKEYLVQMLRGKLQYNEFEALKHVSFDMNRGEVVGLIGHNGAGKSTMLKVISGILKPSEGSVTVRGNIAPMLELGSGFDMDMSGRENIFLNGAILGYSEEFLKSKYDEIVSFSEIGQFIDVPLRNYSSGMIARLAFSIATVVVPEVLIVDEVLSVGDADFQEKSYRRMMELMSGGTTVLFVSHSLPQIRRMCNRVLWIEHGQVRMFGKTKQICDEYEVGNR is encoded by the coding sequence ATGGAGAAGATCATTGAGGTAAAAGATGTGTCCATGCGCTTTCGCATGGCGAACGACCACATCGGCAGCATCAAGGAGTATCTGGTGCAAATGCTGCGCGGCAAGCTGCAATATAATGAATTTGAAGCGCTGAAGCATGTGAGCTTTGATATGAACCGCGGCGAGGTGGTGGGCCTGATCGGCCACAACGGTGCGGGCAAGAGCACGATGCTCAAGGTGATTTCTGGCATCTTAAAGCCTAGCGAAGGCAGCGTGACGGTACGCGGCAATATTGCGCCCATGCTGGAATTGGGCAGTGGCTTCGACATGGACATGTCGGGGCGGGAGAACATATTCTTAAACGGCGCGATTCTGGGCTATTCGGAGGAGTTTCTCAAAAGCAAGTATGACGAGATCGTCTCGTTCTCGGAGATCGGGCAGTTCATCGATGTGCCGCTGCGCAATTATTCCTCCGGCATGATCGCGCGTCTGGCGTTCTCGATTGCCACGGTCGTTGTCCCGGAGGTACTCATCGTGGATGAGGTGCTTTCCGTGGGCGATGCGGACTTTCAGGAAAAGAGCTATCGGCGCATGATGGAGCTGATGAGCGGCGGCACGACGGTGCTGTTCGTGAGCCACAGCCTGCCGCAGATCCGGCGGATGTGCAATCGTGTGCTGTGGATTGAGCATGGTCAAGTGCGGATGTTTGGGAAAACTAAGCAGATTTGTGATGAATATGAGGTTGGTAACAGATGA
- the rfbA gene encoding glucose-1-phosphate thymidylyltransferase RfbA, whose product MKGIILAGGAGTRLYPLTMVTSKQLLPVYDKPMIYYPLSTLMLASIKEILIISTPEDTPRFEHLLGDGGQFGVHLSYCVQPSPDGLAQAFLLGEEFIGGDACAMVLGDNIFYGNGFSKILRAAAENAEQNARATVFGYYVNDPERFGVVEFNEDGHVISVEEKPQQPKSNYAITGLYFYPAGVSVRSHEVKPSARGELEITTLNAMYLEDRKLDVQLLGRGFAWLDTGTMESLVDAADFVRMIEKRQGVKISAPEEIAYKNGWISKDKLLESAARYGKSPYGQHLKAVAEGKVRY is encoded by the coding sequence ATGAAAGGCATCATCCTAGCCGGCGGCGCGGGCACGCGCCTGTACCCCCTGACCATGGTGACGAGCAAGCAGCTCTTGCCCGTCTACGACAAGCCCATGATCTATTACCCGCTCAGCACGCTTATGCTGGCGAGTATCAAGGAGATTCTCATCATCTCTACGCCGGAGGACACGCCGCGCTTTGAGCATCTGCTGGGCGACGGCGGTCAGTTTGGCGTGCATCTGAGCTATTGCGTGCAGCCGTCTCCGGATGGGCTGGCGCAGGCGTTTTTGCTGGGCGAGGAATTCATCGGCGGCGACGCGTGCGCCATGGTGCTGGGTGACAACATCTTCTACGGCAACGGCTTTAGTAAGATTCTGCGCGCGGCAGCGGAGAATGCGGAGCAAAACGCCCGCGCGACGGTCTTCGGCTATTACGTCAACGATCCGGAGCGCTTCGGCGTGGTGGAGTTCAACGAAGACGGTCACGTCATCTCCGTCGAGGAGAAGCCGCAGCAGCCCAAGAGCAACTACGCCATCACTGGATTGTATTTCTACCCGGCGGGCGTTTCTGTCCGATCACACGAGGTGAAGCCCAGCGCGCGCGGCGAGCTGGAGATCACCACACTCAATGCCATGTATCTGGAAGATCGGAAGCTGGATGTGCAGCTGCTGGGGCGCGGCTTTGCGTGGCTGGATACCGGCACGATGGAAAGCCTTGTCGACGCGGCGGACTTTGTGCGCATGATCGAGAAGAGGCAAGGCGTCAAGATCAGCGCCCCGGAGGAAATCGCCTATAAAAATGGCTGGATCAGCAAGGACAAGCTGCTGGAGAGCGCAGCGCGCTACGGCAAAAGCCCGTATGGGCAGCATCTGAAGGCGGTTGCGGAAGGCAAGGTGCGTTATTGA
- the rfbC gene encoding dTDP-4-dehydrorhamnose 3,5-epimerase — protein MNRIETKLPGVCIIEPQVHGDHRGYFMETYSTKAFADVGITNEFVQDNQSFTAVKGTLRGIHFQNAPMVQAKVARVTKGVVLDVAVDLRKGSPTYKQWVAVELSAENKRMMFIPRGFGHGFRTLTDDVEFCYKVDSIYSRECDRGIRYNDPTIGVEWGEVHEENLSQKDTTAPLLDNSDCNFVYGEI, from the coding sequence ATGAACAGGATCGAAACGAAACTGCCCGGCGTTTGCATCATCGAACCGCAGGTGCACGGCGACCATCGCGGGTACTTCATGGAGACGTATTCGACCAAGGCGTTTGCTGACGTCGGCATTACGAACGAATTTGTGCAGGACAATCAGTCCTTCACGGCGGTGAAAGGCACGCTGCGCGGCATCCATTTCCAGAATGCGCCGATGGTGCAGGCGAAGGTGGCGCGCGTCACAAAGGGCGTAGTGCTGGATGTGGCGGTCGATCTGCGCAAGGGCAGCCCGACGTATAAGCAGTGGGTCGCCGTGGAGCTCTCTGCGGAGAACAAGCGGATGATGTTCATCCCGCGCGGCTTCGGTCATGGCTTCCGCACGCTGACGGACGACGTGGAGTTCTGCTACAAGGTCGACAGTATCTACAGCAGGGAATGCGACCGCGGCATCCGCTACAACGATCCGACGATCGGTGTCGAGTGGGGCGAGGTGCACGAAGAGAATCTCTCGCAGAAGGACACGACCGCGCCGCTGCTGGACAATTCGGACTGTAACTTTGTGTACGGCGAGATTTAA
- the rfbB gene encoding dTDP-glucose 4,6-dehydratase → MTIIVTGGAGFIGSNFVFHMLDKHPDYRIICLDKLTYAGNLSTLKSVMDKPNFRFVKADICDREAVERLFEEEHPDIVVNFAAESHVDRSIENPGVFLQTNIMGTQVLMDACRKYGIKRYHQVSTDEVYGDLPLDSPDLFFTEETPIHTSSPYSSSKAGADLLVLAYHRTYGLSVTISRCSNNYGPYHFPEKLIPLMIANCLNDKPLPVYGEGLNVRDWLYVEDHCKAIDLIIHNGRVGEVYNIGGHNEMRNIDIVKLICKALGKPESLITYVTDRKGHDMRYAIDPTKIHSELGWLPETKFADGIQKTIAWYLDNREWWEEIISGEYQNYYEEMYGNR, encoded by the coding sequence ATGACGATTATCGTAACCGGCGGTGCCGGATTCATCGGCTCCAACTTTGTTTTCCACATGCTGGACAAGCATCCGGACTATCGCATCATCTGTCTGGACAAGCTGACCTATGCGGGCAATCTGTCCACGCTCAAATCCGTGATGGATAAACCGAACTTCCGCTTCGTGAAGGCGGATATCTGCGACCGCGAGGCCGTGGAGCGCCTGTTTGAAGAGGAACATCCGGACATCGTGGTCAACTTTGCGGCGGAGAGCCACGTGGACCGCTCTATCGAGAACCCGGGCGTGTTCCTCCAGACGAACATCATGGGCACGCAGGTGCTTATGGACGCCTGCCGCAAGTACGGCATCAAGCGCTATCATCAGGTCTCGACCGACGAGGTCTACGGCGACCTGCCGCTCGACAGCCCCGACCTGTTCTTCACCGAGGAAACCCCGATTCACACGAGCAGCCCGTATTCGTCCTCGAAGGCGGGCGCTGACCTGCTGGTGCTGGCGTATCACCGCACCTACGGCCTGTCGGTGACGATCTCCCGCTGCTCGAACAACTACGGCCCGTATCACTTCCCGGAGAAGCTGATTCCGCTGATGATCGCCAACTGCCTGAACGACAAGCCGCTGCCGGTGTACGGCGAGGGCCTCAACGTGCGCGACTGGTTGTACGTCGAGGATCACTGCAAGGCGATTGACCTCATCATCCACAACGGACGCGTGGGCGAGGTCTACAACATCGGTGGCCACAACGAGATGCGCAACATCGACATCGTGAAGCTGATCTGCAAGGCACTGGGCAAACCGGAGAGCCTGATCACTTACGTCACCGACCGCAAGGGCCACGACATGCGCTACGCCATCGACCCGACGAAGATTCATAGCGAGTTGGGCTGGCTGCCGGAGACGAAGTTTGCCGACGGCATCCAGAAGACGATCGCGTGGTATCTGGACAACCGCGAGTGGTGGGAAGAGATCATCTCCGGGGAATATCAGAACTACTATGAGGAGATGTATGGCAATCGCTGA
- a CDS encoding SDR family oxidoreductase, with the protein MCRWTSRTANIAKVCKALGCKLMYISTDYVFDGQGENPWEPDCKDYAPLNVYGQTKLEGELAVAGEMERFFIVRIAWMFGKNGKNFIKTMLGLRQKVDTLRVVSDQIGTPAYTLDLARLLVDMIETEEYGYYLATNEGGYISWYDFACEIFRQAGMGTQVLPVTTAEYGASKAARPFNSRLDKRKLAETGFVPLPDWKDALERYLREIDA; encoded by the coding sequence ATGTGCCGCTGGACATCACGGACGGCGAACATCGCGAAGGTTTGCAAAGCGCTGGGCTGCAAGCTGATGTACATCTCCACGGACTACGTATTCGACGGGCAGGGGGAAAACCCGTGGGAGCCGGACTGCAAGGATTACGCGCCGCTGAACGTGTACGGTCAGACGAAGCTGGAAGGCGAGTTAGCCGTGGCAGGTGAGATGGAGAGGTTCTTCATCGTGCGCATCGCGTGGATGTTCGGCAAGAACGGCAAGAACTTCATCAAGACGATGCTCGGCCTCAGGCAGAAAGTCGACACGTTGCGCGTGGTCAGCGACCAGATCGGCACGCCGGCATACACGCTCGACCTTGCGCGCCTGCTGGTCGATATGATCGAGACGGAGGAGTACGGCTATTACCTCGCCACGAACGAGGGCGGATACATCAGCTGGTATGACTTCGCCTGCGAAATCTTCCGTCAGGCGGGGATGGGCACGCAGGTGCTGCCTGTGACGACGGCGGAATACGGTGCAAGCAAGGCGGCGCGCCCGTTCAACAGCAGGCTGGACAAGAGAAAGCTGGCGGAAACTGGCTTTGTGCCGCTGCCGGACTGGAAGGACGCGCTGGAGCGGTATCTGAGAGAGATAGACGCTTAA
- a CDS encoding glycosyltransferase, which translates to MIKGQVSVIMPCYNDGRYIEESIRSVNAQTYKPIELIVIDDGSDDMHTIQVLKNLNESGICRVLRTEHVGVAQARNHGIVNAEGEYILPLDADDLIDSSYIEKAVHILQDRSEVGVVYCQADKFGKERGVWKLPPYSFEQMLKGNIVFITALFYKADWEAVGGFNSNMTVGLEDYDFWISILDMGREIYQIPETLFHYRIKGKSRSTELKDDVEHLRMMYAQIYENHREFYQRHHEEYVKALRNELVDMVFFTERINRVFEKIGRIPFAKAILKWIAGLS; encoded by the coding sequence ATGATAAAGGGACAAGTTTCGGTGATTATGCCCTGCTATAACGATGGGCGATATATCGAGGAAAGCATACGATCGGTAAATGCGCAGACCTATAAGCCGATTGAATTGATTGTGATCGATGATGGATCGGACGATATGCATACAATTCAGGTTTTGAAGAACCTGAACGAAAGCGGAATATGCCGTGTTTTGCGCACAGAGCATGTGGGCGTTGCGCAAGCGCGTAATCATGGAATCGTAAATGCGGAAGGTGAATACATCTTGCCGCTGGATGCGGATGACCTCATTGATTCATCTTATATAGAGAAGGCTGTGCATATTCTTCAAGACAGGTCGGAAGTCGGTGTTGTGTATTGTCAGGCGGATAAGTTTGGCAAAGAACGCGGCGTGTGGAAGCTGCCTCCGTATTCTTTTGAACAGATGCTCAAAGGGAATATCGTTTTTATCACAGCACTGTTTTATAAAGCCGACTGGGAAGCTGTCGGCGGATTCAATAGCAATATGACCGTGGGATTAGAGGATTACGATTTCTGGATCAGCATTTTGGATATGGGACGTGAGATTTATCAGATTCCGGAGACGCTGTTTCACTATCGTATCAAAGGAAAGTCTAGAAGCACGGAGCTGAAGGATGATGTGGAGCATCTTAGAATGATGTATGCACAGATTTACGAGAATCATCGAGAGTTCTATCAAAGACACCATGAAGAATATGTAAAAGCGTTGCGGAATGAGTTGGTTGACATGGTGTTTTTTACGGAACGAATTAACAGGGTGTTTGAAAAGATCGGGCGTATCCCGTTTGCAAAAGCGATTTTGAAGTGGATTGCAGGTTTATCATAA
- a CDS encoding glycosyltransferase: MVAFDVVYLTYRSQKWIDGCFDALLSAQYDLKMLNLFAVDNHSDDETVNVLKAKQEEYGGRFGAFVVKSNEENLGFGAGNNIGAALGHAPYLFFCNIDTAVYEDTFQALSDAIESDAGTDIAVWELRQFPYEHPKCYNPLTGVTSWSSGAAFVIRRDVFEQINGFDERFFMYAEDVDLSWRVRMAGYRLRYVPKAVINHYCYQTAGEIKPIQYVNSIVGNLVLRTKFGSLKERLWGHVCVLRSCLRANVPFDGVGKQIFMAYCASLNKLYSARRWRRKNRKRIDAETFVFHELDYEFRRKGDFWTCSRPKDFPLVSVIVRTCGRPDVLRETLISLCNQTYPNIEVVVVEDGKDASQEMIISEFSDLRIQYHATKEKRGRCVVGNIGMESANGEYFNFLDDDDVFYADHVETLVAALQNNTEFRVAYALGAQTPIRMISQEPYQYELIGYEHAVDFPFNRLRLLQQNYLPIQSVMFARCLYEEYGGFDTHLNVLEDWELWTRYAVKEKFLYIPKTTSQYRVPFCSGQSDERQKKLDAAYAEVRQKISKRVYQWTAEEISREYEMCVQAEFRTSYENRGPAYRVLRKAYRLLKGIARRFLH, translated from the coding sequence ATGGTCGCTTTTGATGTGGTGTACTTGACATATCGTTCACAGAAATGGATTGATGGTTGCTTTGATGCGCTGCTATCTGCTCAATACGATTTAAAAATGCTGAATCTGTTTGCTGTAGACAACCATTCTGACGATGAAACGGTGAATGTGCTGAAAGCTAAACAGGAAGAATACGGGGGGCGCTTTGGCGCATTTGTGGTCAAAAGCAACGAAGAGAATTTGGGCTTCGGCGCGGGCAATAATATCGGGGCAGCATTAGGACATGCACCTTATTTGTTTTTCTGTAATATTGATACTGCGGTTTATGAGGATACGTTTCAGGCGCTTAGCGATGCGATAGAATCGGATGCTGGAACAGATATTGCTGTTTGGGAACTCAGACAATTCCCGTATGAGCACCCCAAATGCTATAACCCGTTGACCGGAGTGACGAGTTGGTCGTCAGGAGCTGCTTTTGTGATCAGAAGGGACGTATTTGAGCAAATCAATGGATTTGACGAGCGATTCTTTATGTATGCTGAGGATGTCGATTTAAGCTGGCGCGTGCGCATGGCAGGATACCGGCTTAGATATGTGCCCAAAGCAGTGATCAACCATTATTGCTATCAAACCGCCGGAGAGATAAAGCCAATTCAGTACGTGAATTCCATTGTCGGCAACCTGGTTTTGAGAACAAAATTTGGGTCATTGAAAGAGCGGCTTTGGGGTCATGTTTGTGTTTTAAGAAGCTGCCTGCGTGCCAATGTGCCATTTGATGGGGTGGGAAAACAAATATTCATGGCATATTGTGCTTCACTGAATAAACTGTACTCTGCACGAAGGTGGCGACGGAAGAATCGAAAAAGAATCGATGCCGAGACTTTTGTATTTCACGAATTGGATTACGAATTCAGGAGGAAAGGCGACTTCTGGACGTGCTCAAGACCGAAAGATTTCCCGCTGGTTTCAGTGATTGTTCGCACGTGTGGGCGGCCTGATGTATTGAGAGAGACGCTAATTTCTCTTTGCAATCAAACATATCCCAATATCGAAGTTGTTGTTGTTGAAGACGGAAAAGACGCCTCCCAAGAGATGATTATATCGGAGTTCTCAGATCTACGCATACAATACCATGCAACAAAAGAAAAGCGTGGGCGCTGCGTTGTTGGGAATATTGGAATGGAGAGCGCCAACGGCGAGTATTTCAATTTTCTGGATGATGACGATGTATTCTATGCCGATCATGTAGAGACCCTGGTTGCAGCGCTGCAGAACAATACGGAGTTCAGGGTGGCTTATGCTTTGGGAGCTCAAACACCGATACGTATGATCAGTCAAGAGCCTTACCAATATGAGCTAATCGGTTATGAGCATGCCGTTGATTTCCCGTTCAATCGTTTACGCCTGCTTCAGCAGAATTATCTTCCGATTCAATCTGTCATGTTTGCGCGATGCCTGTATGAAGAATATGGCGGATTTGACACGCACCTGAACGTATTGGAAGATTGGGAACTCTGGACACGCTATGCTGTCAAGGAAAAATTCTTGTATATTCCGAAAACGACATCTCAATATCGTGTTCCATTTTGCAGCGGGCAGAGCGATGAGCGCCAGAAGAAACTTGATGCGGCGTATGCAGAAGTGAGACAGAAAATATCAAAGCGTGTTTATCAGTGGACAGCAGAAGAGATCAGCCGTGAATATGAGATGTGCGTGCAAGCGGAATTTCGGACATCCTATGAAAATAGGGGACCAGCATATCGCGTTTTGAGAAAAGCATATCGATTGCTGAAAGGAATAGCGCGCAGATTTCTGCATTGA
- a CDS encoding DegT/DnrJ/EryC1/StrS family aminotransferase, protein MSDAIYVTRPFLPEKEEFFSYVDKIWKSRILTNNGPLHQELEQKIQQYLRAEQFCLFVNGHSALRVLLQAMELRGEIITTPFTFVSTVHAISEVGCTPVFGDIRWKDLTLDPESVEALITEKTCAILAVHVYGFPCDVEALGAIGKKHGIPVIYDAAHTFGAKLNGEALCNYGDGSILSFHATKLYNSIEGGAAILHREDMVKKANQLKNFGIRDEENIDVVGGNAKMNEFQAAMGLCNLNHIDEIILRRRNVTLKYRECLKKIPGIRFFVPEDWGVEYNYAYMPVEIDETVYGHTRDELYVWMKENQVFCRKYFYPLLSDCACYKDARRAQLPIASVLARKVLCLPIYDGLSHEQVERICNLIECIPE, encoded by the coding sequence ATGTCGGATGCAATTTATGTTACAAGGCCTTTTCTTCCTGAAAAAGAAGAGTTTTTCTCCTATGTTGACAAAATCTGGAAGAGTCGGATTTTGACGAATAATGGGCCGCTGCATCAGGAACTGGAACAGAAGATTCAGCAGTATTTGAGAGCGGAACAGTTCTGCTTGTTTGTAAACGGGCATTCTGCATTGAGAGTGCTGCTTCAAGCCATGGAGTTAAGGGGCGAAATCATTACGACGCCATTTACGTTCGTTTCGACAGTTCATGCCATTAGCGAAGTTGGTTGCACGCCTGTTTTCGGTGACATACGTTGGAAGGATCTGACGCTTGATCCTGAGAGCGTGGAGGCGCTGATTACCGAAAAGACTTGCGCTATTCTGGCGGTACATGTGTACGGATTTCCGTGCGATGTGGAAGCGCTGGGAGCGATCGGCAAGAAACACGGGATTCCGGTGATTTATGACGCTGCCCATACATTTGGCGCCAAGCTGAATGGAGAAGCTTTGTGTAATTATGGAGACGGGTCTATTCTGAGTTTTCATGCTACAAAGCTCTATAATTCGATTGAGGGCGGTGCGGCGATTCTTCACAGAGAAGACATGGTCAAAAAAGCAAATCAACTAAAGAACTTTGGAATCAGAGACGAAGAAAACATCGATGTTGTCGGCGGAAACGCAAAGATGAACGAGTTTCAGGCGGCAATGGGCTTGTGTAATCTGAACCATATTGATGAGATTATTTTACGTCGGCGGAATGTGACGCTGAAATATCGTGAGTGTCTCAAGAAAATACCGGGTATTCGCTTTTTTGTGCCGGAGGATTGGGGCGTAGAATACAATTACGCATATATGCCGGTTGAAATCGATGAAACCGTGTATGGGCACACGCGTGATGAACTCTATGTGTGGATGAAGGAAAATCAAGTTTTCTGCCGCAAGTATTTTTATCCACTGCTTAGCGATTGTGCTTGCTATAAAGATGCAAGGCGGGCACAGCTGCCTATTGCATCAGTATTGGCTAGGAAAGTTCTGTGTTTGCCGATCTATGACGGGCTTTCTCATGAGCAGGTTGAGCGAATCTGTAATCTGATAGAGTGTATTCCCGAGTGA
- a CDS encoding NeuD/PglB/VioB family sugar acetyltransferase, whose protein sequence is MKDLVLVGAGRFAREIKALIDIINEQTPTWRFLGFVEEGAKPGQTIEGDKILGGLECLMAMDPKPYVTVPIGDPKTRKRLAQTCMEAGLPSATLIHPNVEIIGDLCTIGEGSILCNGVSLAINTHVGKFCILNMQCGLGHDVVLNDYVSMMPHCIVGGDTIIGEGCYFGMRCTLIDKIKIADGCKFGAGSVVIRNTRKQGSYFGVPAKMIEAYDAEE, encoded by the coding sequence ATGAAAGATTTGGTCTTGGTTGGGGCAGGAAGGTTTGCTAGAGAAATAAAGGCGCTGATAGATATCATTAATGAGCAAACGCCTACATGGAGGTTTTTGGGGTTTGTGGAGGAAGGCGCAAAGCCTGGACAAACCATTGAAGGAGACAAGATTCTTGGCGGTCTGGAATGCTTGATGGCTATGGACCCCAAGCCCTATGTTACAGTGCCTATCGGCGATCCCAAAACCAGAAAGCGTTTGGCGCAGACCTGCATGGAAGCCGGGCTCCCCAGTGCGACGCTGATTCACCCCAATGTGGAGATTATTGGAGATCTTTGTACGATCGGTGAAGGCTCCATTCTCTGCAATGGCGTAAGTTTGGCGATCAATACACATGTTGGAAAGTTCTGTATTCTCAATATGCAATGCGGTTTGGGACACGATGTGGTATTGAACGACTATGTCAGCATGATGCCGCATTGCATTGTAGGAGGAGACACGATCATCGGTGAGGGCTGTTACTTTGGCATGCGCTGCACACTTATCGATAAGATTAAAATAGCGGACGGATGTAAATTTGGAGCCGGATCTGTTGTAATCCGCAATACGCGTAAACAGGGAAGCTACTTTGGAGTTCCTGCAAAAATGATCGAGGCGTATGATGCTGAAGAGTGA